One genomic region from Rosa rugosa chromosome 1, drRosRugo1.1, whole genome shotgun sequence encodes:
- the LOC133726571 gene encoding uncharacterized protein LOC133726571 produces MATLPFPKLYLEEVKLEAELDIKKAWVREVLQGIIWRMSKGINSGSLDPKLIEIIDDRAMLPEEAVIEGIHPPYLLAIKSFVTDFHASDYPKMSPRDRLQYDDFVSFLDTLTTLRQLILLYNHPHLQNEVESCAFLPRGRSVLNIIQQNPNHAFPSRRHFPKLSSSHHQVGQAVATDPTLMRWEKAYSRLVKQTRTKRVNIRKSLSELDPEFLQLCEDGYGDTEPKRYLDHEPVDELFYFCNAIKHLDEYYPKEKVG; encoded by the exons ATGGCCACCCTACCATTTCCCAAGTTGTACCTTGAAGAGGTGAAGCTAGAGGCAGAACTGGACATTAAGAAGGCTTGGGTCAGAGAAGTACTTCAAGGGATTATATGGAGAATGTCCAAGGGCATCAACAGTGGATCCCTGGACCCTAAGCTAATTGAAATCATTGACGACAGAGCTATGTTGCCGGAGGAAGCAGTCATAGAGGGCATACATCCACCGTACCTTCTCGCCATCAAGTCCTTCGTCACTGATTTCCATGCCAGTGACTATCCAAAGATGAGCCCAAGGGACCGGCTGCAGTACGATGACTTTGTGTCTTTTTTAGACACACTCACCACTCT GAGGCAGCTGATATTACTGTACAACCATCCACATCTGCAAAATGAAGTTGAGTCATGTGCATTCTTACCCAGAGGACGAAGTGTGCTGAATATCATCCAACAAAATCCCAACCATGCTTTCCCCAGTCGCCGCCACTTCCCAAAACTCAGCAGCAGTCATCACCAAGTTGGACAAGCTGTGGCAACAGATCCTACGTTGATGAGGTGGGAAAAGGCATATAGTAGACTGGTCAAACAGACGAGGACCAAAAGAGTTAATATCAGAAAATCACTCTCAGAACTTGATCCAGAATTTCTCCAGTTATGTGAGGATGGGTATGGCGATACTGAACCAAAACGTTATCTTGATCATGAACCTGTGGACGAGCTCTTCTATTTCTGcaatgcaattaagcatttggacGAATATTATCCAAAGGAAAAGGTTGGttaa
- the LOC133726575 gene encoding carbonic anhydrase 2-like isoform X2 translates to MGKNYEEAIAALQKLLSEKGDLKTVAASKVEQITAQLATADDGSKPFDPVERIKRGFIHFKKEKYDKNPALYGELAKGQAPKFMLFACSDSRVCPSHILDMQPGEAFVVRNVANMVPPFDKVRYAGVGSAIEYAVLHLKVSYIVVIGHSACGGIKGLLSFPDDGPTTTDFIEDWVKIGQAAKNKVKALHEGASFPELCTHCEKEAVNVSIGNLLSYPFVRDGLVNKTLGLKGGYYDFVKGNFELWDVDFGLSPDFSVKEVATVLHWKL, encoded by the exons ATGGGGAAGAACTACGAGGAGGCCATTGCAGCTCTTCAGAAACTACTCAG TGAGAAGGGTGACCTGAAAACAGTTGCAGCTTCGAAAGTGGAGCAGATTACTGCTCAGTTGGCAACAGCCGACGACGGCTCCAAGCCCTTTGATCCCGTGGAGAGAATCAAAAGAGGCTTCATTCACTTCAAGAAAGAGAAATATGA CAAAAACCCAGCACTATATGGTGAACTTGCCAAAGGTCAAGCCCCCAAG TTTATGTTGTTTGCATGCTCGGATTCCCGGGTTTGCCCATCCCACATTTTGGATATGCAGCCTGGTGAGGCTTTTGTGGTCCGTAATGTTGCAAATATGGTCCCTCCATTTGATAAG GTCAGGTACGCCGGAGTTGGGTCGGCCATTGAGTATGCTGTCTTGCATCTGAAG GTTTCATACATTGTGGTGATCGGGCACAGCGCTTGTGGTGGAATTAAGGGACTCCTGTCTTTTCCAGATGATGGACCAACTACCAC TGACTTCATAGAAGACTGGGTCAAAATTGGCCAAGCTGCCAAGAACAAGGTGAAGGCACTACATGAAGGTGCTTCCTTCCCTGAACTATGCACTCACTGTGAAAAG GAGGCTGTGAATGTTTCCATTGGAAATCTGCTGAGCTATCCTTTTGTGAGAGACGGGTTGGTGAACAAGACCCTTGGATTAAAGGGGGGCTACTATGATTTTGTCAAAGGAAACTTTGAGTTGTGGGATGTTGATTTTGGCCTTTCTCCAGACTTCTCC GTCAAAGAAGTGGCTACGGTACTGCATTGGAAGCTCTAG
- the LOC133726575 gene encoding carbonic anhydrase 2-like isoform X1, with protein MSATSIINSVRLTTSASISSGLSQSSQPNSFNPRKPTLLRVASSRSPPNLIQNKPVFTVPSPVPAEDMGKNYEEAIAALQKLLSEKGDLKTVAASKVEQITAQLATADDGSKPFDPVERIKRGFIHFKKEKYDKNPALYGELAKGQAPKFMLFACSDSRVCPSHILDMQPGEAFVVRNVANMVPPFDKVRYAGVGSAIEYAVLHLKVSYIVVIGHSACGGIKGLLSFPDDGPTTTDFIEDWVKIGQAAKNKVKALHEGASFPELCTHCEKEAVNVSIGNLLSYPFVRDGLVNKTLGLKGGYYDFVKGNFELWDVDFGLSPDFSVKEVATVLHWKL; from the exons ATGTCTGCGACTTCGATTATCAACAGCGTTCGCCTCACCACCtccgcctccatctcttccGGCCTCTCTCAATCTTCTCAACCTAACTCATTCAACCCCAGGAAACCTACATTGTTGCGCGTTGCCTCTTCCAGATCCCCCCCAAACCTCATTCAAAACAAGCCCGTTTTCACCGTTCCATCCCCTGTTCCG GCTGAAGATATGGGGAAGAACTACGAGGAGGCCATTGCAGCTCTTCAGAAACTACTCAG TGAGAAGGGTGACCTGAAAACAGTTGCAGCTTCGAAAGTGGAGCAGATTACTGCTCAGTTGGCAACAGCCGACGACGGCTCCAAGCCCTTTGATCCCGTGGAGAGAATCAAAAGAGGCTTCATTCACTTCAAGAAAGAGAAATATGA CAAAAACCCAGCACTATATGGTGAACTTGCCAAAGGTCAAGCCCCCAAG TTTATGTTGTTTGCATGCTCGGATTCCCGGGTTTGCCCATCCCACATTTTGGATATGCAGCCTGGTGAGGCTTTTGTGGTCCGTAATGTTGCAAATATGGTCCCTCCATTTGATAAG GTCAGGTACGCCGGAGTTGGGTCGGCCATTGAGTATGCTGTCTTGCATCTGAAG GTTTCATACATTGTGGTGATCGGGCACAGCGCTTGTGGTGGAATTAAGGGACTCCTGTCTTTTCCAGATGATGGACCAACTACCAC TGACTTCATAGAAGACTGGGTCAAAATTGGCCAAGCTGCCAAGAACAAGGTGAAGGCACTACATGAAGGTGCTTCCTTCCCTGAACTATGCACTCACTGTGAAAAG GAGGCTGTGAATGTTTCCATTGGAAATCTGCTGAGCTATCCTTTTGTGAGAGACGGGTTGGTGAACAAGACCCTTGGATTAAAGGGGGGCTACTATGATTTTGTCAAAGGAAACTTTGAGTTGTGGGATGTTGATTTTGGCCTTTCTCCAGACTTCTCC GTCAAAGAAGTGGCTACGGTACTGCATTGGAAGCTCTAG